One part of the Paraglaciecola sp. L3A3 genome encodes these proteins:
- a CDS encoding sensor domain-containing diguanylate cyclase, protein MNIFRTLHRSILMLFAVVVVSIVTLVHISVSNIVAEQSRAQQQSHSPAVKLIVEQLMQPLHISQTLAKARELKELMNHPQGKEDEIFAMLARLNKEFDLNFFIASEISRIQYNSTGRRIELNEEKVNWYFRYKEQPEKAMADIGQWQNPQFYIDLKIYNENDEFLGVFGVGKSLNGFTEIFSEYKKAYGYDFIFVDQNKDITLTSDPELLVQGITFKNLTDLPWFQALNETQQASSLNNLLLDVDGKESLIAELNIQPFDWTLYLITPLESRQTEISRGFIISVVTLLAIIFGLFLLIYNLLYYFKKDMQKIKQIDILTELSNRSNMTLKFEELMYEQQSVSLVLIDLDNFKPINDTHGRKAGDIVLRQIAQMLQSEVRESDFLGRWGGEEFILLMPNTGPHEAVEICQGLCHKLAAMTITTGSTSIQMTASFGVSFTAIQRPMSEVISAADDALFVAKREGRNLVKMQLIKSD, encoded by the coding sequence CAGCGTATCTAATATAGTTGCCGAGCAAAGCAGAGCTCAACAACAATCTCACTCTCCAGCAGTAAAGTTGATAGTCGAACAACTAATGCAACCTTTGCATATTTCTCAAACATTGGCTAAAGCTCGTGAACTTAAAGAGTTAATGAATCATCCTCAAGGCAAAGAAGATGAAATTTTTGCTATGTTAGCTCGGTTAAATAAAGAGTTTGATTTGAACTTTTTTATTGCCAGTGAAATCAGTCGAATTCAATACAACTCAACCGGTAGAAGAATTGAATTAAACGAAGAAAAAGTAAATTGGTATTTTCGCTATAAAGAACAACCAGAAAAAGCCATGGCAGATATAGGTCAATGGCAGAATCCTCAATTTTATATCGATTTAAAAATATATAATGAAAATGATGAGTTTCTAGGCGTCTTTGGTGTGGGCAAAAGCCTGAATGGTTTCACTGAAATATTCAGCGAGTACAAAAAGGCATATGGCTATGACTTTATTTTTGTTGATCAAAATAAAGATATTACTTTAACTTCAGATCCTGAATTATTAGTACAAGGTATTACCTTTAAAAACTTGACCGATCTTCCTTGGTTTCAAGCTTTAAATGAAACTCAACAAGCGTCTTCTCTTAACAATTTGTTGTTGGATGTAGATGGTAAAGAATCTTTAATTGCCGAATTAAATATTCAACCTTTTGATTGGACGCTTTATCTTATTACGCCTTTAGAATCACGACAAACTGAAATCAGCCGTGGCTTTATTATCAGTGTAGTGACCTTATTGGCGATTATTTTTGGTTTGTTTTTGCTGATATATAATCTGCTTTATTATTTCAAAAAAGATATGCAAAAAATTAAACAGATAGATATTTTAACTGAGTTGTCGAACCGAAGTAACATGACATTGAAGTTTGAAGAACTGATGTACGAACAGCAGTCTGTTAGTTTAGTGTTGATTGATTTAGATAACTTTAAACCGATAAACGACACGCATGGCAGAAAGGCGGGAGACATAGTGTTACGTCAAATCGCTCAAATGTTGCAAAGCGAAGTAAGAGAATCTGATTTCCTTGGACGCTGGGGGGGGGAAGAGTTCATTTTATTGATGCCAAATACTGGACCTCATGAGGCAGTAGAAATATGCCAAGGCTTATGTCATAAATTGGCTGCTATGACTATTACTACCGGTTCTACTTCTATTCAAATGACAGCAAGTTTTGGTGTGTCTTTCACTGCTATTCAACGGCCTATGTCGGAAGTGATCTCTGCTGCTGATGACGCTTTATTTGTCGCTAAGCGCGAAGGACGAAACCTAGTGAAAATGCAATTAATCAAGTCTGACTAG
- a CDS encoding DMT family transporter, which translates to MQFKYFLELLLLSAIWGLSFLFMRTTTGEFGPVMLVTVRTGIAALALLPFFLYKRLHLQFKSQWRAIFFVGLTNTAIPFCLFSYSTYHLGAGYASILNATAPMFGALVGFFWLKDNLAKIAIFGLVLGFCGVLLLSLSKTSEQVGNVFFPTLAALGATFFYGLAACYSKRYLRGVSSLTIAAGSQYCALLVLFPISLFYLPAVNPSTESWLQVLALGLFCTALAYIMYFRLIANVGAERAITVAYLVPVFGVIWGVVFLNETVTLSMSVGTSLVLFGVALTTGVLRFTKRNTHKTGSSQT; encoded by the coding sequence ATGCAGTTTAAATACTTTTTAGAATTACTTTTGTTATCTGCAATTTGGGGGCTGTCTTTCTTATTTATGCGCACCACAACAGGTGAGTTCGGCCCTGTGATGTTAGTTACCGTAAGAACAGGTATTGCAGCATTAGCTTTGTTGCCGTTTTTTTTATACAAAAGATTACACCTTCAATTCAAATCTCAATGGCGGGCTATTTTCTTCGTTGGTTTAACCAACACTGCCATACCTTTTTGTTTATTCAGTTACAGCACTTATCATCTGGGCGCAGGTTATGCCTCAATTTTAAATGCCACAGCCCCAATGTTTGGGGCATTAGTCGGTTTTTTCTGGCTTAAAGATAACTTGGCTAAGATTGCCATATTCGGATTAGTGTTAGGATTTTGCGGAGTATTATTATTAAGTTTAAGCAAAACCTCCGAACAAGTAGGAAATGTATTTTTCCCAACTCTTGCCGCCCTAGGCGCTACGTTTTTTTATGGCCTGGCCGCCTGTTATTCAAAACGATACCTCAGAGGCGTCAGCTCACTTACCATAGCTGCAGGCAGTCAATACTGCGCATTATTGGTGTTATTTCCTATTAGTTTATTCTATTTACCAGCAGTCAATCCAAGCACTGAGAGTTGGCTACAGGTATTAGCTTTAGGTCTTTTTTGCACTGCACTAGCATACATAATGTATTTCAGGCTAATAGCCAATGTAGGGGCTGAAAGAGCTATTACTGTGGCTTACTTAGTCCCAGTATTTGGGGTCATTTGGGGAGTGGTTTTTCTCAACGAAACCGTAACACTTAGTATGTCAGTGGGGACTTCATTGGTTTTATTTGGCGTAGCCTTAACCACTGGGGTATTGCGTTTTACTAAACGAAATACCCATAAAACTGGCTCTAGTCAGACTTGA
- a CDS encoding methylated-DNA--[protein]-cysteine S-methyltransferase has translation MNTMIFTEYLETKVGLVEVQASLQGITKICFRHSKEMTELGNQHSQNALTQLAEYFAGQRAKFDLSLDTNGTLFQQKVWQQLLTIPIGETCSYADIANKINNPKAVRAVGAANGKNPIAIIVPCHRVIGSNGSLTGYAWGTQIKADLLTLEQSFRQQHNAV, from the coding sequence ATGAATACAATGATATTTACAGAATACCTAGAGACCAAGGTAGGTCTAGTCGAAGTACAAGCCAGTCTGCAAGGAATCACTAAGATTTGTTTTAGGCATAGCAAGGAAATGACAGAATTAGGCAATCAACATAGTCAAAATGCGTTAACCCAACTTGCAGAATATTTTGCCGGACAAAGAGCCAAATTTGATTTATCACTTGATACAAATGGCACTCTATTCCAACAGAAAGTCTGGCAGCAGTTGTTAACTATTCCAATTGGTGAAACCTGCAGTTATGCTGACATAGCCAACAAGATTAACAATCCCAAGGCGGTACGTGCAGTTGGCGCAGCTAATGGTAAAAATCCCATTGCCATAATAGTTCCTTGTCACCGAGTGATAGGCAGTAACGGCAGCCTAACTGGTTATGCCTGGGGCACACAGATCAAAGCAGATCTTTTAACACTAGAACAATCCTTTAGGCAACAACACAATGCAGTTTAA
- a CDS encoding DNA-3-methyladenine glycosylase 2 family protein produces the protein MSNYYQQARLTRDHRFDGKFFIAVKTTHIFCRPICPANPPLEKNVEYFQLAEQAILAGYRPCLRCRPDSAPHSYAWQGIDTTVNRAAKLLREQSDINIDKTAIRLGISTRYLRQLFQQKIGMSPKQYQLFNKILFAKQLLHQSDLSIEEIAQSCGFSCARLLQQNLKKFTRFTPSQLRQNKSIKMSKTIKLNLAFRPPYNWSQVREFLLTRAINNIESVSKNSYSRNFISHGSAGNFTVSYQNEDNYLALEINLEDLSQLKPIVSNITRIFDLHADSQVIQQQLSAAGIKPEYIQDGLRLAGVWDTFEAGCRAILGQQISVKAAINLLTVLCEKLGTKQQSCLYFPCADSVANSSLDFLNIPQSRKQTLITFAQYMTQNSNQIIDNWIDIKGIGPWTIAYAKMRGESLPDIWLDSDLVIKKQLAQHKINPDLAKPWRSYLTLQLWNMA, from the coding sequence ATGAGTAATTACTATCAGCAAGCTCGACTCACTAGAGACCATAGGTTTGATGGTAAGTTCTTTATTGCGGTAAAAACTACCCATATTTTTTGTCGTCCAATTTGCCCAGCTAATCCTCCATTAGAAAAAAATGTCGAATATTTCCAGCTGGCAGAACAGGCCATTTTAGCCGGTTACCGTCCCTGTCTTCGTTGCAGACCCGACAGCGCACCTCATTCATATGCTTGGCAAGGCATAGATACAACAGTCAACAGAGCAGCCAAATTGTTGCGAGAACAGTCCGATATAAATATAGACAAGACCGCGATAAGGTTAGGCATTTCTACTCGATATTTAAGACAATTGTTTCAACAAAAAATTGGAATGAGCCCCAAACAATACCAATTATTTAATAAGATCTTATTTGCCAAACAACTATTACATCAAAGTGACTTAAGTATAGAAGAAATAGCCCAATCTTGTGGCTTTTCTTGTGCCCGTCTGTTACAACAAAATTTAAAAAAATTCACCCGTTTTACTCCAAGCCAACTTCGTCAAAATAAAAGTATTAAAATGAGTAAAACCATCAAACTAAACTTAGCTTTTCGCCCTCCTTATAATTGGTCTCAGGTTAGAGAATTCTTATTAACTCGAGCCATCAATAATATTGAATCGGTTAGCAAAAACAGTTATTCACGTAACTTTATTTCACACGGAAGTGCTGGAAATTTCACTGTATCTTATCAAAACGAAGACAACTATTTAGCTTTAGAAATTAATCTTGAAGACTTATCGCAGTTAAAGCCGATTGTTTCAAATATCACAAGAATTTTTGATCTTCATGCTGACAGCCAAGTTATTCAACAACAATTATCAGCTGCCGGCATTAAACCAGAATATATCCAAGATGGTTTGCGGTTAGCAGGCGTTTGGGATACCTTCGAAGCTGGGTGCAGAGCAATATTAGGCCAACAAATATCGGTAAAAGCTGCCATTAATTTACTCACAGTTTTATGTGAAAAATTAGGGACAAAACAGCAGTCTTGTTTATATTTTCCTTGCGCAGACTCAGTAGCAAATAGCTCGTTAGATTTCCTTAACATTCCGCAAAGTCGAAAACAGACATTAATTACGTTCGCTCAATATATGACACAAAATTCAAATCAAATTATTGATAACTGGATAGACATAAAAGGAATAGGCCCATGGACCATTGCTTATGCCAAAATGCGTGGTGAATCTTTGCCCGATATCTGGTTGGACAGCGACCTAGTGATTAAAAAACAACTAGCCCAACATAAAATCAATCCTGACTTAGCTAAACCTTGGCGTAGTTACCTCACTCTGCAACTTTGGAACATGGCATGA
- a CDS encoding serine hydrolase — MIRSLLLCLTSAFCFSATAADAWFNEFAQHIQRKAVHKNIPGYTFAFIEKGKPAAVVVYGKESKTGAPIDVDTVFRLASVSKTFTSMLMAKYVEHKELDWSVPVADLVPQFQLVNKGVTPLSLQHIIGQSSGYTPNAYDNLIEANYPVKRVLTMLAGLKPLCNPGDCYTYQNTLFAVVDEYFLQHHSSYGEALQNALITPLKMPHASVGKTALQNSEKWAKPHVAISKNGWRSSSVRDDYYRYSPAAGVNASMRDMVIWMRALLGESPNVIGPALVKQVTTPLTKSKKELYRRQWRKHLSDAHYGLGWRVYEFDGEILNYHGGWVKGYRADVAFAPDFGVGYVMLMNAESNLINEFTPDFWQRYFKYAKPLQANTH, encoded by the coding sequence ATGATTAGATCTTTGTTGTTGTGCCTGACTAGTGCTTTTTGTTTTAGTGCTACAGCTGCGGATGCTTGGTTTAATGAATTTGCTCAACATATTCAAAGAAAGGCGGTACATAAAAATATTCCGGGTTACACCTTTGCATTTATTGAAAAAGGTAAACCTGCAGCTGTTGTAGTATACGGTAAAGAAAGTAAAACAGGTGCGCCCATCGATGTCGATACTGTATTCAGATTAGCCTCAGTTTCTAAAACCTTTACTTCTATGTTGATGGCTAAATACGTAGAGCATAAAGAACTTGATTGGTCAGTGCCTGTAGCTGATCTTGTGCCACAATTTCAATTGGTAAATAAAGGTGTTACGCCATTATCTTTGCAACATATTATTGGCCAATCTAGCGGCTATACTCCTAATGCTTATGATAACTTAATAGAGGCAAATTATCCTGTTAAGCGAGTACTTACTATGCTCGCTGGCCTTAAACCACTATGCAACCCTGGAGATTGTTACACTTATCAAAATACCTTATTTGCTGTGGTAGATGAATATTTTTTACAACATCATTCTAGCTATGGAGAGGCGTTGCAAAACGCCCTGATTACCCCTTTAAAAATGCCCCATGCCAGTGTGGGTAAAACGGCATTACAAAATTCTGAAAAGTGGGCTAAACCTCACGTGGCAATTTCTAAAAACGGTTGGCGTTCATCTTCAGTGCGAGATGATTATTATCGTTATTCGCCTGCTGCTGGTGTTAACGCTAGTATGCGAGACATGGTGATTTGGATGCGAGCATTATTAGGAGAAAGTCCGAATGTGATTGGCCCTGCACTGGTAAAACAAGTCACTACACCATTAACCAAAAGTAAAAAAGAGTTATATCGACGTCAGTGGCGCAAACATCTTTCTGATGCACATTATGGCTTGGGTTGGAGAGTTTACGAATTCGACGGTGAAATATTAAATTATCATGGTGGTTGGGTGAAAGGCTACCGAGCCGATGTGGCTTTTGCGCCAGATTTTGGCGTAGGTTATGTGATGTTGATGAATGCCGAATCTAATTTGATAAACGAATTTACCCCTGACTTTTGGCAAAGATACTTCAAATACGCTAAGCCATTACAAGCTAATACACATTAA
- the speA gene encoding biosynthetic arginine decarboxylase — translation MATTNNWSVNDSENLYRVKRWGEGYFEIGENGNLFVTPDPTNTDMRIDFKAVVDEIKEEGIQFPVVVRFHDILRSQVAKLNQTFRATIEEAEYQGQYMGVYPIKVNQMREVVEEIVDAGAPFNYGLEAGSKAELLTVMALNTNTESLTVLNGYKDQEFMRLALLSLKLGRKTLVVIEKFSELVLLVKIAEELGIKPLVGVRSKMTVKGRGKWASSGGERAKFGLTISEIINAARYLEERGMADSLKLLHFHIGSQLTDIRSVKESINEGAMIYSELHKMGFKLEYVDVGGGLGIDYDGSQSTNDSSRNYNMSEYVADIVFGMKQVCDLEKVPHPTLVSESGRAITAHHSCVITQVVGEIKAHGKGIQTEAVADEHVLVSNIRELTEIIDSHNNLQEIFNDASQFKEQALGAFKLRVISLEELAKIETLYWQIMEKVQLKIQTAEFVPEEMQELAYNLSSQYLCNFSVFQSAADTWAIDQLLPVVPLTRMNERPTVNCSLVDITCDSDGKLDQFIGENGISDVLSMHPLKANEDYFIGLFLTGAYQDVMGDMHNLFGRLNEVHIFGHDDDPADFYIEEVVNGSSVEDVLSIMQYHPKSMAQTVKKAIDAHIAKGEMKPREGVKWTDFYENCLKGYTYLKV, via the coding sequence ATGGCAACAACAAACAATTGGTCCGTAAACGATTCTGAAAACCTATACCGTGTTAAGCGCTGGGGAGAAGGTTATTTTGAAATTGGCGAAAATGGTAACTTATTCGTTACTCCCGATCCTACCAATACCGATATGCGTATTGATTTTAAAGCCGTAGTCGATGAAATAAAAGAAGAAGGCATCCAGTTTCCAGTGGTAGTAAGGTTTCATGACATACTCAGATCTCAAGTGGCTAAGTTAAACCAAACTTTTCGCGCCACGATTGAAGAAGCTGAATACCAAGGCCAGTATATGGGTGTTTACCCAATTAAGGTCAACCAAATGCGCGAAGTAGTCGAAGAGATCGTCGATGCCGGTGCGCCTTTTAATTACGGCTTAGAAGCAGGCTCTAAAGCTGAGTTATTAACTGTCATGGCTTTGAATACCAATACTGAATCTCTAACGGTATTGAATGGTTATAAAGATCAGGAGTTCATGCGCCTTGCGTTACTAAGTTTAAAACTTGGTCGTAAAACATTAGTAGTAATAGAGAAATTCTCTGAACTTGTTTTACTCGTCAAAATTGCTGAAGAATTAGGTATTAAACCTCTAGTAGGGGTACGTTCTAAAATGACAGTAAAAGGCCGTGGGAAATGGGCAAGTTCTGGCGGAGAACGAGCTAAATTTGGCCTAACAATTAGTGAGATCATCAACGCGGCTCGTTACCTTGAAGAACGCGGCATGGCCGATAGTTTAAAACTTTTACATTTTCATATCGGCAGTCAATTAACCGATATTCGTTCGGTAAAAGAGTCTATAAACGAAGGTGCCATGATTTATTCTGAGCTGCATAAGATGGGCTTTAAATTAGAATACGTCGATGTAGGTGGTGGCTTAGGTATCGATTATGACGGTAGTCAGTCAACCAATGATTCGTCACGTAACTACAATATGAGCGAATATGTGGCTGATATTGTATTTGGCATGAAACAAGTTTGTGACTTAGAAAAAGTACCACACCCTACCTTAGTAAGTGAAAGTGGCCGTGCCATTACCGCACATCATAGTTGCGTGATTACCCAAGTTGTAGGCGAAATTAAAGCCCATGGTAAGGGGATTCAAACAGAGGCTGTAGCTGACGAACATGTATTAGTTAGCAACATAAGAGAATTAACAGAGATTATTGATTCTCATAATAATCTACAGGAAATATTTAACGATGCTTCCCAATTTAAAGAGCAAGCATTAGGCGCGTTTAAATTACGAGTTATTTCTTTAGAAGAGTTAGCCAAAATAGAAACTCTATATTGGCAAATAATGGAAAAGGTTCAGCTCAAAATACAAACTGCTGAGTTTGTTCCTGAAGAAATGCAAGAATTAGCATACAACCTTTCGTCACAATATTTGTGTAACTTCTCTGTTTTCCAATCAGCGGCAGATACTTGGGCTATTGATCAATTATTACCCGTTGTGCCACTTACCAGAATGAACGAGCGACCTACAGTCAACTGTTCTTTAGTGGATATTACCTGTGATAGTGACGGCAAGTTGGATCAATTTATTGGTGAGAACGGAATTTCAGACGTATTGTCTATGCACCCGCTAAAAGCTAACGAAGATTATTTCATAGGCTTATTCTTAACAGGCGCATATCAAGACGTTATGGGCGACATGCACAACTTATTTGGTCGTCTGAATGAAGTACATATATTTGGTCATGATGACGATCCAGCTGACTTTTACATTGAAGAAGTAGTTAACGGTTCATCTGTAGAAGACGTGTTATCAATCATGCAGTACCATCCAAAATCTATGGCACAAACAGTGAAAAAAGCGATAGATGCGCATATCGCTAAAGGTGAAATGAAACCTAGAGAAGGGGTTAAATGGACAGACTTCTACGAAAACTGCTTAAAAGGTTACACCTACTTAAAAGTCTAA
- a CDS encoding magnesium transporter, translated as MVTNEQRESAFLWVLDRLQEGQIAVPIIAKEFSAEDWAFIFEGLPKHLRLELWQTLNEDKKSPILAAMRDDSREQLMSLLSAENIEDVALSSSAEHLVEILDALPNKVAKGLIQKLNPEDTELVEEALNYNDEQLGRYVNHDVYTVSKGILIKDLLNELKFEKLPPYTDSILVVDDSGHYLGQIDINQLFDYDETQEVIQIAEFSDRVLAADLDLFEASEAVKSSGRSMLPVINGQGRLLGRFSIKDAIDVYQEYYESQMSHMGRVSDEDLFAPVFTSSRRRAVWLGINLITAFAASIVIGLFDQVLAEVVTLAVLMPIVASMGGITGSQTLTLTIRGLATGQLAKSNLHALGNKEVLVAFFNGLLWAGVISFITSIWFDNNALSAIIAFAVIINMVIAAVAGIAIPVILDKMGIDPALAGSVILTTVTDVVGFFVFLGSASLLLL; from the coding sequence ATGGTAACTAACGAACAAAGAGAGTCTGCCTTTTTATGGGTTTTAGATAGACTACAAGAAGGCCAAATAGCGGTTCCTATTATCGCTAAAGAATTCTCAGCAGAAGACTGGGCATTTATATTCGAAGGCTTACCTAAACATCTACGTTTAGAACTTTGGCAAACACTTAACGAAGATAAAAAGTCACCTATTCTAGCTGCGATGCGAGATGACTCTCGTGAACAATTAATGTCTTTGTTAAGTGCAGAAAACATCGAAGATGTGGCACTTAGCAGTAGCGCCGAACATTTAGTCGAAATTCTCGATGCTTTACCCAACAAAGTCGCAAAAGGGCTAATTCAAAAATTAAATCCTGAAGACACTGAATTAGTTGAAGAGGCGTTAAATTATAATGATGAGCAATTAGGACGATATGTAAACCACGATGTTTATACGGTAAGTAAGGGCATACTCATTAAAGATTTATTAAATGAGCTAAAGTTTGAAAAACTGCCCCCTTATACAGACAGTATTTTAGTGGTTGACGATTCTGGGCACTACCTTGGGCAAATCGATATCAACCAATTATTTGACTATGATGAAACACAAGAGGTCATTCAAATTGCGGAGTTTTCAGACCGAGTATTAGCAGCCGATTTGGATTTATTTGAAGCATCAGAAGCCGTTAAAAGCAGTGGTCGTTCAATGTTACCTGTGATTAATGGCCAAGGCAGATTACTAGGTCGATTTTCTATTAAAGATGCCATAGACGTGTATCAGGAATATTACGAATCACAAATGTCGCATATGGGCCGAGTGAGTGACGAAGATTTATTTGCGCCTGTGTTCACCAGCTCGAGACGACGAGCTGTTTGGTTAGGCATTAATTTAATCACAGCTTTTGCGGCATCCATTGTAATTGGCTTATTTGATCAGGTACTCGCAGAGGTTGTTACCCTAGCGGTTCTTATGCCTATAGTGGCGAGTATGGGCGGCATAACGGGCAGCCAAACTCTGACTTTAACAATACGTGGTTTAGCCACAGGCCAATTAGCCAAGTCCAACTTACATGCTTTAGGTAATAAAGAGGTATTAGTAGCATTTTTTAATGGCTTATTATGGGCAGGGGTTATTTCTTTTATTACCTCGATATGGTTCGACAATAACGCACTTTCAGCGATTATTGCCTTTGCCGTTATTATTAATATGGTGATAGCAGCCGTAGCCGGTATAGCGATCCCAGTAATCTTAGATAAGATGGGTATTGACCCAGCTTTAGCGGGTTCCGTAATCCTCACTACAGTAACTGACGTGGTTGGATTTTTTGTGTTTTTAGGCTCAGCATCATTATTGTTACTTTAA
- a CDS encoding bifunctional GNAT family N-acetyltransferase/carbon-nitrogen hydrolase family protein, protein MQDRETTNTPSIDDPEHIFELRYLTLDDYADVKELMDDIYAKVGGAWPLKNYKAQLSTFPEGQLCIEDKGKVIGAAFSVIVDYDKFGDKHTYDEITGDAYLTTHDPNGDVLYGVDVFVSPDYRGLRVGRRLYEARRELCKNLNLKSIMAGGRIPNYSKHAAEMSPYEYIEAVKSKDLYDPILTFQISNGFEVKQIMQAYLPEDEASQGYATLLQWHNMYYNADSPKLFGGHRNTARIGCVQWQMRYFNDVKALLQQAEYFIDALSDYKCDIAVFPEFFNAPLMGIKPAETSIDAIWNLATYSEEILTEISRLAVSYNINVIVGSMPVVEDDELYNISYLCHRDGQIDSQYKLHPTPHEKKDWIMQGGNKLQAFDTDFGKIGILICYDVEFPELGRILAEQEIQVLFVPFWTDTKNGYLRVRICAQARAIENECYVAIAGSVGNLPQVDNVDIQYGQSAVFSPSDFAFPHDAIVSETTPNTEMTLIVDLDLDRLTQLRNEGSVRNYLDRRRDLYKVDWTGK, encoded by the coding sequence ATGCAAGATAGAGAGACGACAAATACACCTAGCATTGATGATCCCGAACATATTTTTGAGTTGAGGTATTTAACTCTCGATGATTATGCTGATGTTAAAGAGTTGATGGATGATATTTATGCAAAGGTGGGAGGTGCTTGGCCTTTAAAGAATTATAAAGCACAGCTAAGTACTTTCCCTGAAGGGCAACTTTGTATCGAAGATAAAGGCAAAGTAATAGGTGCTGCATTTTCTGTGATTGTGGATTATGACAAATTTGGTGATAAACATACCTACGATGAAATTACCGGTGATGCATACTTAACCACTCATGATCCAAATGGCGATGTTTTGTATGGTGTTGATGTCTTTGTTTCACCTGATTATAGAGGTCTGCGAGTTGGTCGAAGATTATATGAAGCCCGTAGAGAGTTGTGTAAAAACTTAAACCTGAAGTCAATAATGGCAGGAGGTAGGATCCCAAATTATTCTAAACATGCAGCGGAAATGTCTCCATATGAATATATAGAAGCGGTTAAATCAAAAGATTTATACGATCCTATTCTGACTTTTCAAATCTCTAATGGTTTTGAAGTTAAACAAATTATGCAAGCATATTTACCTGAGGATGAAGCATCTCAGGGTTATGCCACTTTGTTGCAATGGCACAATATGTATTACAACGCAGATTCCCCTAAGTTATTTGGTGGGCATAGAAATACAGCAAGGATAGGTTGTGTTCAGTGGCAAATGCGTTATTTTAATGACGTTAAAGCACTGCTACAGCAAGCAGAGTATTTTATTGATGCACTGTCTGATTATAAGTGTGATATTGCAGTATTCCCTGAATTTTTTAATGCACCCTTGATGGGCATTAAACCAGCAGAAACCTCAATCGATGCAATTTGGAATTTGGCTACTTACAGTGAAGAAATTTTAACTGAAATTTCACGTTTGGCAGTGTCGTATAACATTAATGTCATAGTTGGCTCTATGCCGGTAGTGGAAGATGACGAGTTATATAACATTAGTTATTTGTGTCATAGAGATGGGCAAATTGACAGTCAATATAAGCTACATCCAACTCCTCATGAAAAGAAAGACTGGATCATGCAAGGCGGCAATAAGTTGCAAGCATTTGATACTGACTTCGGAAAAATAGGCATTCTGATTTGTTACGATGTGGAATTTCCTGAGTTAGGCAGAATTTTAGCTGAGCAAGAAATTCAGGTATTGTTCGTTCCTTTTTGGACTGATACAAAAAATGGCTATCTTAGAGTTCGAATATGCGCACAGGCTAGGGCCATCGAAAACGAATGTTATGTGGCTATTGCCGGAAGTGTAGGTAATCTTCCACAGGTCGATAATGTTGATATTCAGTATGGACAATCAGCGGTTTTTTCACCTTCTGACTTTGCTTTCCCACATGACGCAATCGTTTCGGAAACGACACCTAATACAGAAATGACGTTAATTGTTGACTTAGATCTAGATAGATTAACTCAGCTTAGAAATGAAGGTTCGGTGAGAAATTATCTCGACAGGCGCCGTGATTTGTACAAGGTAGACTGGACGGGTAAATAA
- a CDS encoding helix-turn-helix transcriptional regulator — protein MNKLPIKNKIRELRFFADEMTQHELAELIGISRQTIIAIEKCKHSPTLEVAFKIATVFGQTIEEVFEYEMS, from the coding sequence ATGAACAAATTACCTATAAAGAACAAAATTAGAGAGTTAAGATTTTTTGCTGATGAGATGACACAACATGAATTAGCTGAGCTGATTGGTATATCTCGACAGACAATTATTGCCATTGAAAAATGTAAGCACTCACCAACTTTAGAAGTTGCATTTAAAATAGCCACTGTGTTTGGTCAAACAATCGAAGAAGTTTTTGAGTACGAAATGAGTTGA